From the genome of Triticum aestivum cultivar Chinese Spring chromosome 3B, IWGSC CS RefSeq v2.1, whole genome shotgun sequence, one region includes:
- the LOC123065821 gene encoding protein MIZU-KUSSEI 1-like encodes MIRYATPQSTPPMSPLHAPGTPRTPGAYSELPPPSPRPAITLTPPPSKKKQRRTAARSLRAIRAVRALFRSLPILAPACRFHGIVPRHGGPSRMHDGHVSGASRTTGTLFGYRRARVTLAVQETPGSVPILLLELAMQTGRFMQEMGAEHLRVALECEKKPPGAGAGIGRTRLLDEPLWTAYVNGRKIGYAMRREPTEDDLTVMQLLRTVSVGAGVLPNDVMGCDTAEGQEAGDLAYMRARFDRVVGSRDSESLYMLNPDGNNGPELSIFFIRI; translated from the coding sequence ATGATACGGTACGCGACGCCGCAGTCCACCCCGCCGATGTCGCCGCTGCACGCCCCGGGGACGCCTCGCACTCCCGGCGCGTACTCCGAgctgccgccgccctcgcccaggcCCGCGATCACGCTCACCCCGCCGCCGTCCAAGAAGAAGCAGCGCCGCACGGCCGCGCGCTCGCTCCGCGCCATCCGCGCCGTGCGCGCGCTGTTCCGGTCCCTCCCGATCCTCGCCCCGGCGTGCCGCTTCCACGGCATCGTCCCGCGGCACGGCGGGCCGTCGCGGATGCACGACGGCCACGTCAGCGGCGCGTCGCGCACGACGGGGACGCTGTTCGGGTACCGCAGGGCGCGGGTGACGCTGGCGGTGCAGGAGACGCCCGGGAGCGTGCCCATCCTGCTGCTGGAGCTGGCGATGCAGACCGGCAGGTTCATGCAGGAGATGGGCGCCGAGCACCTGCGCGTGGCTCTCGAGTGCGAGAAGAAGCCGCCTGGCGCCGGCGCCGGCATCGGCCGCACGCGCCTGCTCGACGAGCCGCTGTGGACGGCCTACGTGAACGGGCGGAAGATCGGGTACGCCATGCGCCGGGAGCCCACGGAGGACGACCTCACGGTCATGCAGCTGCTGCGCACCGTGTCGGTCGGCGCCGGCGTGCTGCCGAACGACGTCATGGGTTGCGACACCGCCGAGGGGCAGGAGGCCGGCGACCTGGCGTACATGCGCGCGCGCTTCGACCGCGTGGTGGGGTCCCGGGACTCCGAGTCGCTGTACATGCTCAACCCTGATGGGAACAATGGCCCAGAGCTTAGCATCTTCTTCATTAGGATATGA